The Megalops cyprinoides isolate fMegCyp1 chromosome 11, fMegCyp1.pri, whole genome shotgun sequence genomic sequence CGACAACATCGTGCAAATTCAAAATCAAGAAACATAGCTCTGGAGATGCTACAGATGACGATGGTGCAGATCTCGGGGATTGTATTTTGGAGGAGAGCGAAGTAGACGAGCTCTTCCAACAGCAGGTTCCCACGGACATCGGTGACGGGCATCACAGGGTCTTCATCGTTCACCCCGATGTGAAATGGGGAAGGAAAAAACAGCGTCTGACCACAGGTTAGTTGTACGTTAAGTAATATGAATAGACATGCTACCTCCTTACTAGCGGTTTATTGAACTTAGAATAGTCAACGAGTCCAGtataatataaaactaaaagTTATATATATGTCACCTTTTACTGGCATAGAGCTTTTACACCTTGGACATGATAGGTTTGTTCCAGTAATATCGATTGTGTGCTTTGTAGCTGAGCTTCAGATGGAGGAGGCTGTGGGGCTAGTGACCACATTGCAAAATTGGACCGTGGTTGACAAGATAATTCTCTCCACAAAAATGCCGGACAAGAAGAGGCTTTTCGGAAAGGGAAACTTCCAGTTACTCACAGGTCGGGAGCTGCTGGCTGTGCACAATACATTTCCGTGAACTACAGATCCACTGGCTTTTGGGAAAGAATGCCCTTGAGGCTCTTCATTTAAGTTATGCTAACACTTTATTTCAGAAAGGATCAAGGGAGTGCCAGGGATCACTGCTGTGTTCGTGAATGTAGAGCGTCTGTCACCTTCGTCAGAGGTAAAGTTAATTACTCTGCTGGTACCATGTCATCAAGTGTAGTGTAGGCATTGATGAGTTCAGTCTGAGAGCATCGTGCAGTTTTCCCAGGTGTCCCAGTGTAATCCACAGTCGGGAGGTTCCTCAGCCCTTCCTCCTGAAGGGCCGTAGGTCCACTggttttcattctttctttaattctttaaGTCATCACTTTGGAAGCAGTCTCACCTGGTGCTACATGTATAAGctgtttgctaaatgaaaatgagggCAAAGCTGGAGGCTTGCCTTCATTGACTACCTGTGACCCAGATGTAACCAGCACTGTACATTTTGGTGTCATGAAGATGTGACATTTTTCTGATgataatggtgtgtgtgtgtgtgtgtgtgtgtgtgtgtcctgtggcagagggagctggaggaggcttGGGGAGTAAAGGTGTTGGACAGATACACTGTGGTGCTTCACATATTCCGCTGTAATGCTCGTACCAAGGAGGCCAAGCTGCAGATCTCTCTGGCTGAGATCCCGCTGTTAAGGTAAACGTTCATCTCCCTGGatcatgtcatttatttaaagcaAAGTGTGACCTTTGGGTGCTTTTTTGTACACAGAATGTATTCATATGAATCATTTTGCAATCACTGCATGATATTTCATAGCGTGTAAGCAAACCTGGTTCATGTTCTTGATTTCATTGTTGGACACATACTGCAATTGGTGTAAGATTAGTAGCACAATGTGGGGGACATGATCAGATAAAATTCACATGACCCTATGCTTGTGCTCACAGATCACGTTTAAGGAATGACTTAGCAAATTTGGACCAGCAGGGTGGGGGTTCCAGATATATAATGGGTTCAGGTAAGAGACTGGAGAGTGAAAATACCGCTCACCCTACAGAATGAAGGTAACCTGTCATGTACAGTGCATTATCGTATTATCACTATTTCTAGTATTATTCTGCATTCATGTCACCCTTTTCCAGAATGCATTAGTTGCACATTTGTACACTGTATAACAAATGCAAAGAACAGTTCATATACCAGTAATAgtattacaaatattattacCTGTAATATTGTAAAGAAGCGCAGTGAATACAAAACTGTACAAACAACTGTACGTGCAAAGCACAAACAAACTGCATTCAGTTTCATATTACATGTGAAGTGGCTGCAGATTAATGCACCAAGCTTCACCGTGCAGGTGAAACTCTAATGGAGGTGCAGCAGAGGctgctgaaggagagagagctgaagaTCCGGGCCGCGCTGGAGAAGCTCCGGAGGAAACGCCACCTGCTTCGCTCCCAGCGGCAACAGCGAGAATTCCCCGTCATCTCCGTCATGGGCTACACCAACTGCGGTGAGATGCGGGGTTCAGGGAGAATGATATGGGGtggtgcatttgtatgtgtggttCTGTGAGTGGTTGGACTCACTTGGGACCAAAGTGTGTGACCTTTACTTTCACTTGGTTTACAGTTTAAGTCACGAGCGATCAGGCTGGAGCACCGTAACAAACTCAATGTACCATGATTTTCTGAATCTAAAACTGCTGACATgtgcaataaaataacattCCTTTTTAATAACCATGTACTCTCTACCTCCAGGAAAGACCACCCTGATCAAGGCCCTTACTGGCGACGCTGGACTGGAGCCTCGTGACCAGCTTTTCGCTACCCTGGATGTCACCGTCCATGCTGGCCGGCTGCCCAGTCACATGACTGTTCTCTTCGTGGACACCATTGGCTTCCTGTCCCAGCTGCCCCACCAGCTCATTGACTCTTTCTCAGCTACCTTAGAGGATGTGGCCCATTCAGTGCGTACTATCTGCTGCACTCTACaaggctgtgtcagtgctgcgTTGTGTTTCTGACACTACATGGGACAGTCTTCATCCCAAAAATGCTACtgtagtatttttatatttaagggaattttactctttttttgttgctgggGGTAAACACTCTGCCTTTGAGTTCATACCATATTAGTCCAAATATATGGCAGTTGTGATTATAAGCCTTTGCAAAGAGCAGCATGTTATCAAATCCAAAAAAGTAATAgattataacaaaatataacagATTTATAGATATTTCACTGCTCCTGTGTGATGTCTGACTAAGGTGCTGAAACCAAGCGCATATTTTCCAGGATCTGATCATACACGTCAGAGACATCAGCCACCCAGAGACTGTTAACCAGAAGGCAAATGTGCTGAACGTCCTAAAGAACCTGCAGATCCCTGAGCATCTGATGAGCTCCCTTGTGGAGGTCCACAACAAGATTGACCTGATTCCAGGGTATAAGGGgaataaaactcaaaacaaactacatttcaaaatacagtgTCATAAGCATGCATCTATCACAAATGAATcaacctctctgctgctgtgactTCCTCTCTCAGAGTGATCTCTGATCTGCAGGTACCAGCCCTCGGAGCCTGACACCCTGCCCATATCCGCTCTGAAAGGACAGGGTTtggaggagctgaggaagaGAATAGAATCGGCCATCATGAAGTCCACAGGGAAACAAATTTTGACTCTTAAGGTGGATCTCAGCACTTTCCAGTTAAGGTACACAGTTATGAATCTGAAAGAGATGAAAACATCATTTCCAAGGAAGGGCAGTATACTTTAAGGTTTAAATAATATGCCACCTGGTTCAGTGATTACTGAAAACATTCCATGCATATTTGCTCTTAAAAAGGGCCATGTACTTCATGTGTATTCAGCAGTACTtcccctggggttcattttggtttttgacAGAAACTCAAGGTAAATTTCAGGCTGTAAAAATATGAGTTCAATTATAATTGTGATGTAAACTGCTGATAATTGTCAGAACAGAAGGGTTGTAGGTACCTTTTAAGTGAAGATCTATTTGAATGTGTGTCTCCCCACAGCTGGTTGCACAAGGAGGCTACGGTTCAAGAGGTGAATGTGGACGCGGAGGAAGGCACAGCCTTAGTCACGGTTATCATCAGCACTGCAGCATACGGGCGGTATAGGAAGCTGTTCCAGGCTTCTTAACAGAGCATAGTGAGTAAATGTCCTTTGACAAGATGGCAAAATCATCAAGGTCTATCCATTGTTTATTGTCAAGGACTAATCTATCATATGTAACTATGCTTGGTATACTGTCAGACTGAACCTGCCCTGTGTATCCTATGAACTGATGACTTGCATTCAGACAAGACTGGTAAACAGCCAAGTCTTACTCTTTTGCCTCAACATAGTAATGCTTCAAAGAATCAAAACACAGccaatgcatttttctttatgaataataaattatttgttataAAAAGTAGTGTTTTTTACATGTATCCTATTTTCTTGCCTTAAGGCTCCTTGAGATGCGTCAGAGGTATGGTTAGAACCTAATTTGTTGAAACATGTAAGGTCAGGGGCTGTTTGGGGCATTGAGTACTTAGGGGAATCCTCTTATTAATGCCAGCTAGAGGTGAAATGAAGGTTTTGCCATTACTCTGGGAGAGATGCCAACACAACTATTAACAGGGCCATTATTTGTCCCTTAATAATTTTATACTGCAGTGTAAGGACATATTACAAGTTTAGATCACTCTGTAAATACATTGCCACACACTGCACTCTATGTAAACAATTACTTTTTGAACACACAT encodes the following:
- the gtpbp6 gene encoding putative GTP-binding protein 6 produces the protein MELIKYCMQGKYIVLNLFAKRNYYTFFVSYHLRNRHWSPVVLKSSLRYQNNHSVCSRPTSLHLPHLRQKYCAPANFPRVRALPVGLLGVERSYIRCFSTTSCKFKIKKHSSGDATDDDGADLGDCILEESEVDELFQQQVPTDIGDGHHRVFIVHPDVKWGRKKQRLTTAELQMEEAVGLVTTLQNWTVVDKIILSTKMPDKKRLFGKGNFQLLTERIKGVPGITAVFVNVERLSPSSERELEEAWGVKVLDRYTVVLHIFRCNARTKEAKLQISLAEIPLLRSRLRNDLANLDQQGGGSRYIMGSGETLMEVQQRLLKERELKIRAALEKLRRKRHLLRSQRQQREFPVISVMGYTNCGKTTLIKALTGDAGLEPRDQLFATLDVTVHAGRLPSHMTVLFVDTIGFLSQLPHQLIDSFSATLEDVAHSDLIIHVRDISHPETVNQKANVLNVLKNLQIPEHLMSSLVEVHNKIDLIPGYQPSEPDTLPISALKGQGLEELRKRIESAIMKSTGKQILTLKVDLSTFQLSWLHKEATVQEVNVDAEEGTALVTVIISTAAYGRYRKLFQAS